A stretch of Carya illinoinensis cultivar Pawnee chromosome 14, C.illinoinensisPawnee_v1, whole genome shotgun sequence DNA encodes these proteins:
- the LOC122293488 gene encoding uncharacterized protein LOC122293488, whose protein sequence is MGICTDTSKLNPYCFVIVKGLKDLYEAKLVDVQLQELLSRMCEEIRTSNISQDSRAIVVAIFSSIIGGNFVFVYEILKANSELLFIRDPWREISIFHYAIQYRQHRIFNLIYGVKEKNTILRYQDEKDGNKILHMVGELTKITPIDHITGSVLQMQRELQWFKEVESICPPMIREQRNKHRLSPRELFTESHRELRKEGERWMKDTTTSCTVVSTLIVTTMFAAAFTIPGGSNQNTGLPILVHDKLFKIFIVTDSLSLFSSSTSVLMFLGILTSRYAEEDFLKSLPKKLIIGLFALFFSITTMMVAFSAALLLTLRGHYWTISPIIGLASIPVILFVLMQSRLLVDMFVSTYGPSIFDRKMKL, encoded by the exons ATGGGAATATGCACAGACACCTCAAAG TTAAATCCGTATTGTTTTGTAATTGTCAAAGGACTCAAGGATTTATATGAAGCAAAGTTGGTCGATGTCCAACTTCAAGAACTTCTGTCTCGCATGTGCGAAGAGATACGAACTTCAAATATAAGTCAAGACAGTCGTGCTATTGTGGTCGCAATCTTCAGTTCTATCATAGGAGGGAACTTTGTATTTGTTTATGAAATACTCAAAGCAAATTCAGAATTGTTGTTCATCCGTGACCCTTGGCGGGAAATTAGCATATTCCATTATGCTATCCAGTATCGTCAACATCGAATCTTTAACCTTATATACGGGGTAAAAGAGAAGAATACCATACTGCGTTATCAAGATGAGAAGGACggcaataaaatattacatatggTAGGGGAGTTAACCAAAATCACTCCTATTGATCACATCACAGGTTCAGTTTTGCAAATGCAAAGAGAACTACAATGGTTTAAG GAGGTGGAAAGCATTTGCCCTCCAATGATTAGggaacaaagaaacaaacacCGGTTAAGTCCAAGAGAATTGTTTACGGAGTCCCACCGGGAATTGAGGAAAGAGGGAGAACGATGGATGAAGGACACGACAACTTCTTGTACTGTAGTCAGCACTCTCATTGTTACTACAATGTTTGCAGCAGCCTTTACTATTCCAGGTGGTAGCAACCAAAATACAGGCTTGCCAATTCTCGTGCATGACAAACTATTTAAGATCTTTATAGTAACTGATTCGTTGTCGCTATTTTCTTCCTCCACTTCAGTATTGATGTTTTTGGGAATCCTCACATCGCGTTATGCAGAAGAAGACTTTCTTAAATCCTTGCCTAAAAAGCTGATTATAGGCCTTTTTGCTCTCTTCTTCTCTATTACAACCATGATGGTAGCCTTTTCTGCTGCACTTTTACTTACGTTACGTGGACATTATTGGACCATCTCTCCTATCATTGGTTTGGCTAGTATTCCTGTTATTCTATTTGTATTGATGCAATCTCGCCTTCTTGTTGACATGTTTGTTTCAACATATGGACCAAGCATCTTTGATAGGAAAATGAAGCtttag